In a single window of the Globicephala melas chromosome 10, mGloMel1.2, whole genome shotgun sequence genome:
- the TTLL12 gene encoding tubulin--tyrosine ligase-like protein 12 isoform X1, which translates to MQADARLERGSRVLTPQSAPSLEADPELGTDPEEDARARAKFAALHGPALRASGVPERYWGRLLHKLEHEVFDAGEMFGIMQVQEVEEDESEDEAAREARKKPNPGGQLCYKVIVTNENGLQAADPNSIFLIDHAWTCRVAHARQQLQQVPGLLHRMANLMGIEFHGELPSTEAVDLVLEEMWKFNQTYQLAHGTAEEKVPVWYIMDEFGSRIQHADVPSFATAPFFYMPQRVAYTLLWPLRDLDTGEEVTRDFAYGEADPLIRRCVLLPWAPADLLDLSSSTPEPADEHYQAILEENKEKLPLAIKPAVYPCDHVFKVYTDVQQVLGHLSHPRFTFTESEADAHILYHFSHLKDYRRLSRERPSVLLNQFPCENLLTVKDCLASVARRAGGPEGPAWLPRTFNLRTELPQFVSCFQQRERRGEDNHWICKPWNLARSLDTHITKNLHSIIRHRESSPKVVSKYIESPVLFLREDVGRVKFDIRYIVLLRSVKPLTLFVYDVFWLRFSNRPFALNDLDDYEKHFTVMNYDPELVLKQMHYDEFVPEFEKQYPEFPWKSVQAEIFQAFTELFQVACARPPPLGLCDYPSSRAMYAIDLMLKWDSRPDGKQVMQPQLLEVNFNPDCERACRCHPTFFNDVFSTLYLDEPDSCPVTRLV; encoded by the exons ATGCAGGCCGACGCGAGGCTGGAGCGTGGCAGCCGGGTCCTGACGCCGCAGTCGGCGCCGAGCTTGGAGGCGGACCCGGAGCTGGGCACGGACCCGGAGGAGGACGCGCGGGCCCGGGCCAAGTTCGCGGCGCTGCACGGCCCGGCGCTCCGCGCGTCGGGGGTCCCCGAGCGGTACTGGGGCCGCCTCCTGCACAAGCTGGAGCACGAG GTTTTCGACGCTGGGGAGATGTTCGGGATAATGCAAGTGCAGGAAGTGGAGGAGGATGAGAGTGAGGACGAGGCGGCCCGGGAAGCACGGAAGAAGCCCAACCCAGGCGGCCAGCTCTGCTACAAGGTCATCGTGACCAATGAGAATGGGCTCCAGGCGGCGGACCCCAACAG CATCTTCCTTATCGACCACGCCTGGACGTGCCGCGTTGCGCACGCCCGCCAGCAGCTGCAGCAGGTGCCCGGGCTGCTGCACCGTATGGCCAACCTGATGGGCATCGAGTTCCACGGCGAGCTGCCCAGCACCGAGGCCGTGGACCTGGTGCTGGAGGAGATGTGGAAGTTCAACCAGACCTACCAGCTGGCCCACGGG ACGGCCGAGGAGAAGGTGCCGGTGTGGTACATCATGGACGAGTTCGGCTCGCGCATCCAGCACGCGGACGTGCCCAGCTTCGCCACCGCGCCCTTCTTCTACATGCCCCAGCGGGTGGCCTACACGCTGCTGTGGCCCCTGAGGGACCTGGACACGGGCG AGGAGGTGACCCGGGACTTTGCCTACGGAGAGGCCGACCCTCTGATCCGGAGGTGCGTGCTGCTGCCCTGGGCGCCCGCCGACCTGCTGGACCTCAGCTCCTCCACGCCCGAGCCAGCCGACGAGCACTACCAG GCCATTTTGGAGGAAAACAAGGAGAAGCTGCCACTGGCCATCAAGCCGGCGGTGTATCCCTGCGACCACGTCTTCAA ggTCTACACGGACGTCCAGCAGGTGCTCGGCCACCTCAGCCACCCGCGCTTCACCTTCACCGAGAGCGAGGCGGACGCCCACATCCTCTACCACTTCTCGCACTTAAAGGACTACAG AAGGCTGAGCCGGGAGAGGCCCAGCGTGCTGCTGAACCAGTTCCCCTGCGAGAACCTGCTGACGGTGAAGGACTGCCTGGCCTCCGTCGCGCGCCGGGCCGGCGGTCCCGAGGGCCCGGCCTGGCTGCCCCGCACCTTCAACCTGCGCACCGAGCTGCCCCAGTTCGTCAGCTGCTTCCAGCAGCGGGAGAGGCG GGGCGAGGACAACCACTGGATCTGCAAGCCCTGGAACCTGGCCCGCAGCCTGGACACCCACATCACCAAGAACCTGCACAGCATCATCCGGCACCGCGAGAGCTCCCCCAAG GTTGTCTCCAAATACATTGAAAGTCCCGTCTTGTTCCTCCGAGAAGATGTGGGGAGGGTCAAGTTCGACATCCGCTACATCGTGCTCCTGCGGTCGGTGAAGCCCCTGACGTTGTTCGTCTATGACGTGTTCTGGCTGCGGTTCTCCAACCG GCCCTTCGCACTCAACGACCTGGACGACTACGAGAAGCATTTCACTGTCATGAACTACGACCCGGAATTGGTGCTGAAGCAG ATGCACTACGACGAGTTCGTCCCGGAGTTTGAGAAGCAATACCCAGAATTCCCCTGGAAGAGCGTCCAG GCTGAAATCTTCCAGGCCTTCACGGAGCTGTTCCAGGTGGCGTGTGCCAGGCCGCCCCCGCTGGGCCTCTGCGACTACCCCTCATCCCGAGCCATGTATGCCATTGACCTCATGCTGAAGTGGGACAGCCGTCCAGATG GGAAGCAAGTGATGCAGCCGCAGCTCCTAGAGGTGAACTTCAACCCAGACTGTGAGCGGGCCTGCAGGTGCCACCCGACCTTCTTCAACGACGTCTTCAGCACCTTGTACCTGGATGAGCCTGACAGCTGCCCCGTCACCCGCCTCGTCTAG
- the TTLL12 gene encoding tubulin--tyrosine ligase-like protein 12 isoform X2 — MPPSQVFDAGEMFGIMQVQEVEEDESEDEAAREARKKPNPGGQLCYKVIVTNENGLQAADPNSIFLIDHAWTCRVAHARQQLQQVPGLLHRMANLMGIEFHGELPSTEAVDLVLEEMWKFNQTYQLAHGTAEEKVPVWYIMDEFGSRIQHADVPSFATAPFFYMPQRVAYTLLWPLRDLDTGEEVTRDFAYGEADPLIRRCVLLPWAPADLLDLSSSTPEPADEHYQAILEENKEKLPLAIKPAVYPCDHVFKVYTDVQQVLGHLSHPRFTFTESEADAHILYHFSHLKDYRRLSRERPSVLLNQFPCENLLTVKDCLASVARRAGGPEGPAWLPRTFNLRTELPQFVSCFQQRERRGEDNHWICKPWNLARSLDTHITKNLHSIIRHRESSPKVVSKYIESPVLFLREDVGRVKFDIRYIVLLRSVKPLTLFVYDVFWLRFSNRPFALNDLDDYEKHFTVMNYDPELVLKQMHYDEFVPEFEKQYPEFPWKSVQAEIFQAFTELFQVACARPPPLGLCDYPSSRAMYAIDLMLKWDSRPDGKQVMQPQLLEVNFNPDCERACRCHPTFFNDVFSTLYLDEPDSCPVTRLV; from the exons ATGCCCCCTTCCCAG GTTTTCGACGCTGGGGAGATGTTCGGGATAATGCAAGTGCAGGAAGTGGAGGAGGATGAGAGTGAGGACGAGGCGGCCCGGGAAGCACGGAAGAAGCCCAACCCAGGCGGCCAGCTCTGCTACAAGGTCATCGTGACCAATGAGAATGGGCTCCAGGCGGCGGACCCCAACAG CATCTTCCTTATCGACCACGCCTGGACGTGCCGCGTTGCGCACGCCCGCCAGCAGCTGCAGCAGGTGCCCGGGCTGCTGCACCGTATGGCCAACCTGATGGGCATCGAGTTCCACGGCGAGCTGCCCAGCACCGAGGCCGTGGACCTGGTGCTGGAGGAGATGTGGAAGTTCAACCAGACCTACCAGCTGGCCCACGGG ACGGCCGAGGAGAAGGTGCCGGTGTGGTACATCATGGACGAGTTCGGCTCGCGCATCCAGCACGCGGACGTGCCCAGCTTCGCCACCGCGCCCTTCTTCTACATGCCCCAGCGGGTGGCCTACACGCTGCTGTGGCCCCTGAGGGACCTGGACACGGGCG AGGAGGTGACCCGGGACTTTGCCTACGGAGAGGCCGACCCTCTGATCCGGAGGTGCGTGCTGCTGCCCTGGGCGCCCGCCGACCTGCTGGACCTCAGCTCCTCCACGCCCGAGCCAGCCGACGAGCACTACCAG GCCATTTTGGAGGAAAACAAGGAGAAGCTGCCACTGGCCATCAAGCCGGCGGTGTATCCCTGCGACCACGTCTTCAA ggTCTACACGGACGTCCAGCAGGTGCTCGGCCACCTCAGCCACCCGCGCTTCACCTTCACCGAGAGCGAGGCGGACGCCCACATCCTCTACCACTTCTCGCACTTAAAGGACTACAG AAGGCTGAGCCGGGAGAGGCCCAGCGTGCTGCTGAACCAGTTCCCCTGCGAGAACCTGCTGACGGTGAAGGACTGCCTGGCCTCCGTCGCGCGCCGGGCCGGCGGTCCCGAGGGCCCGGCCTGGCTGCCCCGCACCTTCAACCTGCGCACCGAGCTGCCCCAGTTCGTCAGCTGCTTCCAGCAGCGGGAGAGGCG GGGCGAGGACAACCACTGGATCTGCAAGCCCTGGAACCTGGCCCGCAGCCTGGACACCCACATCACCAAGAACCTGCACAGCATCATCCGGCACCGCGAGAGCTCCCCCAAG GTTGTCTCCAAATACATTGAAAGTCCCGTCTTGTTCCTCCGAGAAGATGTGGGGAGGGTCAAGTTCGACATCCGCTACATCGTGCTCCTGCGGTCGGTGAAGCCCCTGACGTTGTTCGTCTATGACGTGTTCTGGCTGCGGTTCTCCAACCG GCCCTTCGCACTCAACGACCTGGACGACTACGAGAAGCATTTCACTGTCATGAACTACGACCCGGAATTGGTGCTGAAGCAG ATGCACTACGACGAGTTCGTCCCGGAGTTTGAGAAGCAATACCCAGAATTCCCCTGGAAGAGCGTCCAG GCTGAAATCTTCCAGGCCTTCACGGAGCTGTTCCAGGTGGCGTGTGCCAGGCCGCCCCCGCTGGGCCTCTGCGACTACCCCTCATCCCGAGCCATGTATGCCATTGACCTCATGCTGAAGTGGGACAGCCGTCCAGATG GGAAGCAAGTGATGCAGCCGCAGCTCCTAGAGGTGAACTTCAACCCAGACTGTGAGCGGGCCTGCAGGTGCCACCCGACCTTCTTCAACGACGTCTTCAGCACCTTGTACCTGGATGAGCCTGACAGCTGCCCCGTCACCCGCCTCGTCTAG
- the TTLL12 gene encoding tubulin--tyrosine ligase-like protein 12 isoform X3 — translation MFGIMQVQEVEEDESEDEAAREARKKPNPGGQLCYKVIVTNENGLQAADPNSIFLIDHAWTCRVAHARQQLQQVPGLLHRMANLMGIEFHGELPSTEAVDLVLEEMWKFNQTYQLAHGTAEEKVPVWYIMDEFGSRIQHADVPSFATAPFFYMPQRVAYTLLWPLRDLDTGEEVTRDFAYGEADPLIRRCVLLPWAPADLLDLSSSTPEPADEHYQAILEENKEKLPLAIKPAVYPCDHVFKVYTDVQQVLGHLSHPRFTFTESEADAHILYHFSHLKDYRRLSRERPSVLLNQFPCENLLTVKDCLASVARRAGGPEGPAWLPRTFNLRTELPQFVSCFQQRERRGEDNHWICKPWNLARSLDTHITKNLHSIIRHRESSPKVVSKYIESPVLFLREDVGRVKFDIRYIVLLRSVKPLTLFVYDVFWLRFSNRPFALNDLDDYEKHFTVMNYDPELVLKQMHYDEFVPEFEKQYPEFPWKSVQAEIFQAFTELFQVACARPPPLGLCDYPSSRAMYAIDLMLKWDSRPDGKQVMQPQLLEVNFNPDCERACRCHPTFFNDVFSTLYLDEPDSCPVTRLV, via the exons ATGTTCGGGATAATGCAAGTGCAGGAAGTGGAGGAGGATGAGAGTGAGGACGAGGCGGCCCGGGAAGCACGGAAGAAGCCCAACCCAGGCGGCCAGCTCTGCTACAAGGTCATCGTGACCAATGAGAATGGGCTCCAGGCGGCGGACCCCAACAG CATCTTCCTTATCGACCACGCCTGGACGTGCCGCGTTGCGCACGCCCGCCAGCAGCTGCAGCAGGTGCCCGGGCTGCTGCACCGTATGGCCAACCTGATGGGCATCGAGTTCCACGGCGAGCTGCCCAGCACCGAGGCCGTGGACCTGGTGCTGGAGGAGATGTGGAAGTTCAACCAGACCTACCAGCTGGCCCACGGG ACGGCCGAGGAGAAGGTGCCGGTGTGGTACATCATGGACGAGTTCGGCTCGCGCATCCAGCACGCGGACGTGCCCAGCTTCGCCACCGCGCCCTTCTTCTACATGCCCCAGCGGGTGGCCTACACGCTGCTGTGGCCCCTGAGGGACCTGGACACGGGCG AGGAGGTGACCCGGGACTTTGCCTACGGAGAGGCCGACCCTCTGATCCGGAGGTGCGTGCTGCTGCCCTGGGCGCCCGCCGACCTGCTGGACCTCAGCTCCTCCACGCCCGAGCCAGCCGACGAGCACTACCAG GCCATTTTGGAGGAAAACAAGGAGAAGCTGCCACTGGCCATCAAGCCGGCGGTGTATCCCTGCGACCACGTCTTCAA ggTCTACACGGACGTCCAGCAGGTGCTCGGCCACCTCAGCCACCCGCGCTTCACCTTCACCGAGAGCGAGGCGGACGCCCACATCCTCTACCACTTCTCGCACTTAAAGGACTACAG AAGGCTGAGCCGGGAGAGGCCCAGCGTGCTGCTGAACCAGTTCCCCTGCGAGAACCTGCTGACGGTGAAGGACTGCCTGGCCTCCGTCGCGCGCCGGGCCGGCGGTCCCGAGGGCCCGGCCTGGCTGCCCCGCACCTTCAACCTGCGCACCGAGCTGCCCCAGTTCGTCAGCTGCTTCCAGCAGCGGGAGAGGCG GGGCGAGGACAACCACTGGATCTGCAAGCCCTGGAACCTGGCCCGCAGCCTGGACACCCACATCACCAAGAACCTGCACAGCATCATCCGGCACCGCGAGAGCTCCCCCAAG GTTGTCTCCAAATACATTGAAAGTCCCGTCTTGTTCCTCCGAGAAGATGTGGGGAGGGTCAAGTTCGACATCCGCTACATCGTGCTCCTGCGGTCGGTGAAGCCCCTGACGTTGTTCGTCTATGACGTGTTCTGGCTGCGGTTCTCCAACCG GCCCTTCGCACTCAACGACCTGGACGACTACGAGAAGCATTTCACTGTCATGAACTACGACCCGGAATTGGTGCTGAAGCAG ATGCACTACGACGAGTTCGTCCCGGAGTTTGAGAAGCAATACCCAGAATTCCCCTGGAAGAGCGTCCAG GCTGAAATCTTCCAGGCCTTCACGGAGCTGTTCCAGGTGGCGTGTGCCAGGCCGCCCCCGCTGGGCCTCTGCGACTACCCCTCATCCCGAGCCATGTATGCCATTGACCTCATGCTGAAGTGGGACAGCCGTCCAGATG GGAAGCAAGTGATGCAGCCGCAGCTCCTAGAGGTGAACTTCAACCCAGACTGTGAGCGGGCCTGCAGGTGCCACCCGACCTTCTTCAACGACGTCTTCAGCACCTTGTACCTGGATGAGCCTGACAGCTGCCCCGTCACCCGCCTCGTCTAG
- the TSPO gene encoding translocator protein isoform X1 — translation MAPPWVPAVGFTLVPSLGGFLGSHYVRGESLRWYAGLQKPSWHPPRWTLAPIWGTLYSAMGLSFRYGSYMIWKELGGFSKEAVVPLGLYAGQLALNWAWPPLFFGARQMGWALVDLLLMGGVAAATAVVWHHVSPPAACLLYPYLAWLAFAATLNYCVWRDNQDHSRGRRLSE, via the exons atgGCCCCGCCCTGGGTGCCCGCCGTGGGCTTCACGCTGGTGCCCAGTCTGGGGGGCTTCCTGGGCTCCCACTATGTCCGCGGGGAGAGTCTCCGCTGGTACGCCGGCCTGCAGAAGCCCTCGTGGCACCCGCCCCGCTGGACGCTGGCTCCCATCTGGGGCACGCTGTACTCGGCCATGGG CCTCTCTTTCAGGTATGGCTCCTACATGATCTGGAAAGAGCTGGGGGGCTTCTCGAAGGAGGCTGTGGTTCCCCTGGGCCTCTACGCTGGGCAGCTGGCTCTGAACTGGGCATGGCCTCCCCTCTTCTTCGGTGCCCGACAAATGGGTTGG GCCCTGGTGGACCtcctgctgatgggtggagtGGCGGCAGCCACGGCCGTGGTCTGGCACCACGTGAGCCCACCGGCCGCCTGCCTGCTCTACCCGTACCTGGCCTGGCTGGCCTTTGCGGCCACGCTCAACTACTGCGTCTGGCGGGACAACCAGGACCACAGCCGTGGCCGTCGGCTCTCGGAATGA
- the TSPO gene encoding translocator protein isoform X2, whose amino-acid sequence MAPPWVPAVGFTLVPSLGGFLGSHYVRGESLRWYAGLQKPSWHPPRWTLAPIWGTLYSAMGYGSYMIWKELGGFSKEAVVPLGLYAGQLALNWAWPPLFFGARQMGWALVDLLLMGGVAAATAVVWHHVSPPAACLLYPYLAWLAFAATLNYCVWRDNQDHSRGRRLSE is encoded by the exons atgGCCCCGCCCTGGGTGCCCGCCGTGGGCTTCACGCTGGTGCCCAGTCTGGGGGGCTTCCTGGGCTCCCACTATGTCCGCGGGGAGAGTCTCCGCTGGTACGCCGGCCTGCAGAAGCCCTCGTGGCACCCGCCCCGCTGGACGCTGGCTCCCATCTGGGGCACGCTGTACTCGGCCATGGG GTATGGCTCCTACATGATCTGGAAAGAGCTGGGGGGCTTCTCGAAGGAGGCTGTGGTTCCCCTGGGCCTCTACGCTGGGCAGCTGGCTCTGAACTGGGCATGGCCTCCCCTCTTCTTCGGTGCCCGACAAATGGGTTGG GCCCTGGTGGACCtcctgctgatgggtggagtGGCGGCAGCCACGGCCGTGGTCTGGCACCACGTGAGCCCACCGGCCGCCTGCCTGCTCTACCCGTACCTGGCCTGGCTGGCCTTTGCGGCCACGCTCAACTACTGCGTCTGGCGGGACAACCAGGACCACAGCCGTGGCCGTCGGCTCTCGGAATGA